The proteins below are encoded in one region of Haloterrigena turkmenica DSM 5511:
- a CDS encoding NAD(P)/FAD-dependent oxidoreductase, protein MNEETDTTADVRNVVIVGSGVAGLSAAVYAARADLEPLVLEGPEPGGQLTLTTDVENYLGFSEGVGGMELIQNGKDQATAFGAEFTHGTVENATLEERPFELELSNGDTLRTHALIVASGASARWVGADNEDKLMGYGLSTCATCDGAFHRGDDVLVIGGGDSAMEEALFLAKFADSVTVVHRRENLRASEIMADRARDHEDIEFRWNTELEAIHGSHEEGVTGATLVSHPDGYPAEKVATGVDVNRETVDVGGVFYAIGHTPNTEFLEGTAVDRDESGYLHTRTADGRATTETTVEGVFAAGDVADPHYQQAITAAGTGSMAALDAEAYLEAFERTEETALEVSP, encoded by the coding sequence ATGAACGAGGAAACAGACACGACCGCGGACGTTCGCAACGTAGTGATCGTCGGCTCCGGCGTCGCCGGCCTCTCGGCGGCCGTCTATGCCGCGCGGGCCGACCTCGAGCCGCTGGTGCTCGAGGGACCCGAACCGGGCGGCCAACTGACGCTGACGACCGATGTCGAGAACTACCTGGGCTTCTCCGAGGGCGTCGGTGGGATGGAGCTGATCCAGAACGGTAAGGATCAGGCAACGGCGTTCGGCGCCGAATTCACGCACGGAACCGTCGAGAACGCGACGCTCGAGGAGCGGCCGTTCGAACTCGAACTCTCGAACGGCGATACGCTGCGAACGCATGCGCTGATCGTCGCGAGCGGCGCGAGCGCTCGCTGGGTCGGCGCCGACAACGAGGACAAGTTGATGGGCTACGGACTCTCGACGTGTGCGACCTGCGACGGCGCGTTCCACCGCGGCGACGACGTCCTCGTGATCGGCGGCGGCGATTCGGCGATGGAAGAAGCGCTCTTCCTCGCGAAGTTCGCCGACAGCGTCACGGTCGTTCACCGCCGCGAGAATCTGCGCGCCTCCGAGATCATGGCCGACCGCGCCCGCGACCACGAGGACATCGAGTTCCGCTGGAACACCGAACTCGAGGCGATCCACGGTTCGCACGAAGAGGGCGTCACCGGCGCGACCCTCGTCTCCCATCCCGACGGTTATCCCGCGGAGAAGGTCGCGACCGGCGTCGACGTAAACCGAGAGACCGTCGACGTCGGCGGCGTGTTCTACGCGATCGGCCACACGCCGAACACCGAGTTCCTCGAGGGGACCGCCGTCGACCGCGACGAGAGCGGCTACCTCCATACTCGAACCGCCGACGGCCGCGCAACGACCGAAACCACGGTCGAGGGCGTCTTCGCCGCCGGCGATGTCGCCGATCCGCACTATCAACAGGCGATCACTGCCGCTGGAACCGGTAGCATGGCAGCGCTCGACGCCGAAGCGTACCTCGAGGCGTTCGAGCGGACGGAAGAGACCGCACTCGAGGTTTCTCCGTAG
- the trxA gene encoding thioredoxin — protein MATDARDDVSAQSLDEPIYIDGRSHLEDVTTTHDVVLVDFYADWCGPCQMLNPVLERLAGTTEAVIAKVDVDEHQQLAGSFGVRGVPTLVLFAGGEQVEQQSGALPEDRLRSLIEGYTE, from the coding sequence ATGGCAACAGATGCACGCGACGACGTTTCGGCACAATCGCTCGACGAACCGATCTACATCGATGGAAGAAGTCACCTCGAGGACGTCACGACGACACACGACGTCGTCCTCGTGGACTTCTACGCCGACTGGTGTGGCCCCTGTCAGATGCTCAATCCCGTCCTCGAACGGCTAGCGGGCACGACCGAGGCCGTGATCGCTAAGGTCGACGTCGACGAGCACCAGCAACTTGCGGGTTCGTTCGGCGTTCGCGGCGTGCCGACGCTGGTCCTCTTCGCAGGCGGCGAGCAGGTCGAACAGCAGTCCGGCGCGCTGCCGGAAGACCGACTTCGTAGCCTGATCGAGGGGTACACCGAATGA
- a CDS encoding class I SAM-dependent methyltransferase, with amino-acid sequence MVSRRTVRAIAALLGLTLLAGLGYALRWRSNPSPCPYAQRHAIDLLRPVITRSRLRDVLEPQPGERILEVGPGTGYYTGMVARAIEPSGTLHAVDVQSEMVEHLRTRMQQEGTLNVEPIRGDARSLPYPDNTFDAAYLVLVLGEIPDQERALDELERVLKPDGRLVVGESLPDPHFVRFEGLRHRIEQRGLAFDARVGTRVGYFARFDAGVSERSDDSVE; translated from the coding sequence ATGGTTTCTCGTCGTACCGTACGAGCGATCGCCGCCCTGCTCGGGCTCACGCTGCTCGCCGGACTCGGATACGCCCTCCGGTGGCGATCAAACCCGTCGCCGTGCCCGTACGCTCAGCGCCACGCGATCGACCTCCTGCGTCCGGTCATCACTCGCTCCCGACTGCGCGACGTACTCGAGCCCCAGCCCGGTGAGCGTATTCTCGAGGTCGGACCGGGAACCGGCTACTACACCGGGATGGTCGCACGGGCGATCGAACCGTCGGGGACACTGCACGCTGTAGACGTCCAATCGGAGATGGTCGAACACCTCCGAACGCGAATGCAACAAGAGGGGACCCTGAATGTTGAACCGATTCGCGGCGACGCACGATCGCTTCCGTATCCGGACAACACGTTCGACGCCGCGTATCTGGTCTTAGTCCTCGGCGAGATTCCCGATCAAGAGCGGGCGCTCGACGAACTCGAGCGGGTTCTGAAACCTGACGGTCGACTCGTCGTCGGCGAGTCGCTCCCCGACCCGCATTTCGTCAGATTCGAAGGGTTGCGACACCGTATCGAACAGCGGGGACTGGCGTTCGACGCGCGCGTCGGAACGCGAGTCGGGTATTTCGCCCGCTTCGACGCGGGTGTCTCAGAACGGTCGGACGACTCTGTCGAATGA
- a CDS encoding DUF302 domain-containing protein — MSYTLRTQVDGEFDDVVEKTIDALEDEGFGVLCDIDVQETLKKKLDEDFRQYRILGACNPQLAHQGLEHDLELGTLLPCNVVVYDDDDGVVVTAVDPQRLIGVADDDELDPIGDDAYERFEQVLESL, encoded by the coding sequence ATGTCCTATACGCTTCGTACACAAGTCGACGGCGAGTTCGACGACGTCGTCGAGAAAACAATCGACGCCCTCGAGGACGAGGGGTTCGGCGTGCTCTGCGATATCGACGTCCAGGAAACGCTGAAAAAGAAACTCGACGAGGACTTCCGACAGTACAGAATCCTAGGTGCGTGCAATCCGCAGTTGGCCCATCAGGGACTCGAGCACGATCTCGAACTCGGGACGTTGCTTCCGTGCAACGTCGTCGTCTACGACGATGACGACGGCGTGGTCGTCACTGCGGTCGACCCGCAGCGTCTGATTGGCGTCGCTGACGACGACGAGCTCGACCCGATCGGCGACGACGCGTACGAGCGCTTCGAACAGGTTCTCGAGTCGCTATAG
- a CDS encoding YgaP family membrane protein, producing MQKNVGGYDRGARFVFGPLLAIIGIAALGGLISLAAGTVGFALAAIALVVGAVLTITAVTQKCPMNGLLGIDTYRGGVESRSEGGRDENRRAGRLS from the coding sequence ATGCAAAAAAACGTCGGTGGATATGACCGCGGCGCCCGGTTCGTCTTCGGACCTCTCCTCGCGATCATCGGTATCGCGGCTCTCGGCGGATTAATTTCCTTGGCGGCGGGGACGGTCGGATTCGCTCTCGCAGCTATCGCTCTCGTCGTTGGCGCGGTGCTGACTATCACTGCGGTCACTCAGAAATGCCCCATGAACGGCCTCCTCGGTATCGACACGTATCGAGGCGGAGTCGAGTCTCGCTCTGAGGGCGGGAGAGACGAAAACCGCAGGGCTGGGCGGCTAAGCTGA
- a CDS encoding pyridoxamine 5'-phosphate oxidase family protein: MQGLRWLQMSEEEINEFLGRGGTGVISFSTDPDEPPVSIPVSYGYSADVKHFYYRLSFPQDSRKDDLVDRPVTFVTHGKTDSGWRSIVATGKLSDTSDAPYESAEIQGMWAIQIPLVDIFERPPRETTFRYFSLDPVTMTGRKEAMGDS, translated from the coding sequence ATGCAGGGATTGCGCTGGCTTCAAATGAGCGAGGAGGAGATAAACGAATTCCTCGGCCGAGGCGGAACGGGTGTCATTTCGTTTTCTACGGATCCGGACGAACCGCCGGTTTCGATACCCGTTTCGTACGGATACAGTGCGGACGTGAAGCACTTTTATTATCGACTCTCCTTCCCCCAGGATAGCAGGAAAGACGATCTCGTAGACAGGCCCGTAACCTTCGTTACGCACGGCAAGACTGACAGCGGATGGCGAAGCATCGTCGCAACCGGAAAACTATCTGACACCTCCGACGCTCCGTACGAGTCAGCCGAAATACAGGGAATGTGGGCGATTCAGATCCCGCTAGTCGACATTTTCGAACGACCACCGAGGGAAACGACGTTCCGGTATTTTAGTCTCGATCCCGTGACAATGACGGGACGGAAAGAGGCGATGGGTGACTCGTAG
- a CDS encoding SDR family oxidoreductase, whose translation MPDLLAEQTAIVTGASSGIGRSIARTFAEHGADVVVADVREEPREGGTPTHELITDETEATATYVDCDVSSVDDLEATLDEAEQFGGVDVLVNNAGIFHAEEFLEVAADQYEQLMSVNVRGAFFGTQLAAQRMIENGGGRVINVSSIAGLVGNGSYVAYCVSKGAVRLLTYATAHRLGPDGIRVNAIHPGGIETAMMEDAHMGPEALKQFTQAIPSRRIGDPEDIAGAALFLASDLSSYVNGESLVVDGGYTHTG comes from the coding sequence ATGCCGGACCTACTCGCAGAGCAAACGGCCATAGTGACCGGTGCATCGAGCGGAATCGGACGATCGATAGCGCGGACGTTCGCCGAACACGGAGCCGACGTCGTCGTCGCCGACGTGCGCGAAGAGCCACGAGAAGGCGGAACGCCGACTCACGAACTGATCACCGACGAAACCGAGGCGACGGCGACGTACGTCGATTGCGACGTCTCGAGCGTAGACGATCTCGAGGCGACGCTCGACGAAGCCGAGCAGTTCGGCGGCGTCGATGTGCTCGTCAATAACGCGGGTATCTTTCATGCGGAGGAATTTCTCGAGGTGGCCGCCGACCAGTACGAACAACTCATGAGCGTGAACGTGAGAGGAGCGTTCTTCGGGACGCAGCTCGCGGCCCAGCGGATGATCGAAAACGGGGGCGGACGTGTCATCAATGTCTCGAGTATCGCCGGCTTAGTCGGAAACGGTAGCTACGTGGCTTACTGCGTTTCCAAGGGTGCAGTCCGATTGTTGACGTACGCGACAGCCCATCGCCTCGGTCCAGACGGAATTCGCGTGAACGCGATCCACCCGGGCGGGATTGAAACCGCGATGATGGAAGACGCACACATGGGACCCGAGGCGCTCAAACAATTCACGCAGGCGATTCCGTCGCGGCGGATCGGAGACCCCGAGGATATCGCGGGAGCCGCTCTGTTCCTCGCGAGTGACCTCTCGAGTTACGTGAACGGTGAGTCACTCGTCGTCGACGGCGGGTACACTCACACCGGATGA
- a CDS encoding alpha/beta fold hydrolase — protein MPYIQCNGADLYYEDHGEGPPIVFLHGVMASHRFFEPQLTALSKEYRTIAVDFRGHGRSEKTELGHTVTQYARDLQAFLSQHERENVVLVGWSMGALVSWEYVDQFGTKDIRGLVDVDMEASRFQWDDYEYGLTDLDGLQTTLTLAQQDQETLIERITEQVFKEPPSAETRNMVFDELSRVPAPIKSAILFDALTRDYRDVLHEIDVPTVVCAGADEKRGSVASTRHVAEIVSEGSFELFEESGHCPTLEEPERFNRIVSQFTESL, from the coding sequence ATGCCGTACATCCAGTGCAACGGGGCGGACCTCTACTATGAGGACCACGGGGAGGGGCCACCGATCGTCTTTCTACACGGCGTCATGGCGAGCCACCGGTTCTTCGAGCCCCAGCTGACAGCCCTCTCGAAAGAGTACCGAACGATCGCCGTCGATTTCAGGGGCCATGGCCGGTCAGAGAAGACAGAGTTGGGGCACACGGTCACGCAGTACGCTCGCGACCTTCAGGCCTTTCTAAGCCAGCACGAGCGCGAAAACGTCGTCTTGGTCGGGTGGTCAATGGGTGCACTCGTCTCGTGGGAGTACGTCGATCAGTTCGGGACGAAGGATATCCGAGGGCTGGTGGACGTCGATATGGAAGCCTCTCGATTCCAGTGGGATGACTATGAATACGGACTCACTGATCTGGACGGCCTTCAAACCACACTCACATTGGCCCAGCAGGATCAGGAGACTCTCATCGAACGGATCACCGAGCAGGTGTTCAAGGAGCCACCCTCAGCCGAAACAAGAAATATGGTGTTCGACGAACTTTCCCGAGTACCAGCGCCGATCAAGAGCGCAATCCTCTTCGACGCGCTCACGCGCGATTATCGGGACGTCCTCCACGAGATCGACGTGCCAACGGTTGTCTGTGCTGGTGCAGATGAAAAACGAGGATCCGTTGCGTCAACCAGACACGTCGCAGAGATCGTCTCAGAGGGTAGCTTCGAACTCTTCGAAGAGAGTGGACACTGTCCGACCCTCGAGGAACCCGAGCGATTCAATCGGATAGTAAGTCAGTTCACTGAGTCGTTGTGA
- a CDS encoding selenium-binding protein SBP56-related protein, with amino-acid sequence MSSDSHHTPESHAHEHHAGAVGYDTPQAAIEQSARERLAYVPALYVGTDIDAPDMLTVVDVDPDSSTYCEIVDRIEMPTKGDELHHFGWNACSSSCHVEGAERRYLVVPGNRSSRIHIVDTEDREHPELVKVIEPEDVFEHDLSAPHTVHCIPEGKIMISMLGNADGDLPGGFLLLNEDFEIDGRWDEPGDIEMNYDFWYQPRRNVMVSSEWTAPKTYQPGFDLEDVEAGKYGQRLHVWNWDEKTVEQTIDLGEEGLVPLEVRFLHTPESEHAYVGAALSSNMFHLFKEGDEWRATKVIDVEPREHEDWDMPVPGLITDLLVSMDDRYLFFANWLHGEVRMYDVSDPSNPRLTDTISVGGLFGDVREVKGRKITAGPQMLQLSLDGKRLYWTTSLYSSWDDQFFPEEGERGSVMLKADVNPREGTMTLDEEFLVDFGTLPEGPARAHEIRWPDGDCTSDVWM; translated from the coding sequence ATGAGCTCTGACTCACACCACACCCCTGAGAGCCACGCCCACGAACACCACGCAGGGGCGGTCGGATACGACACCCCGCAAGCCGCTATCGAACAGTCCGCTCGCGAGCGCCTCGCGTACGTTCCGGCCCTCTACGTGGGGACCGACATCGACGCGCCCGACATGCTGACCGTCGTCGACGTCGACCCCGACTCGTCGACTTACTGCGAGATCGTTGACCGGATCGAGATGCCGACCAAAGGCGACGAACTGCATCACTTCGGCTGGAACGCCTGCTCGTCGTCCTGCCACGTCGAGGGAGCGGAGCGGCGGTACCTCGTCGTTCCCGGAAACCGCTCGTCGCGAATCCACATCGTCGATACCGAGGACCGGGAGCACCCCGAACTCGTGAAGGTCATCGAACCGGAAGACGTCTTCGAGCACGACCTCTCCGCCCCTCACACCGTCCACTGCATCCCCGAGGGGAAGATCATGATCAGCATGCTCGGGAACGCCGACGGCGACCTCCCTGGCGGCTTCCTCCTGCTGAACGAGGACTTCGAAATCGACGGCCGCTGGGACGAGCCCGGAGACATCGAGATGAACTACGACTTCTGGTACCAGCCCCGTCGGAACGTGATGGTCTCGAGCGAGTGGACCGCGCCGAAGACCTACCAACCGGGATTCGATCTCGAAGACGTCGAAGCCGGGAAGTACGGACAGCGGCTCCACGTCTGGAACTGGGACGAGAAGACGGTCGAACAGACGATCGACCTCGGCGAGGAGGGACTGGTGCCCCTCGAGGTGCGCTTCCTCCACACCCCCGAATCCGAACACGCCTACGTCGGCGCCGCGCTCTCGTCGAACATGTTCCACCTGTTCAAGGAGGGCGACGAGTGGCGTGCGACGAAGGTCATTGACGTCGAGCCGCGCGAACACGAGGACTGGGACATGCCGGTTCCCGGGCTGATCACCGATCTGCTGGTCTCGATGGACGATCGGTACCTGTTCTTCGCGAACTGGCTCCACGGGGAGGTCCGCATGTACGACGTCTCCGATCCGTCGAACCCGCGGCTGACCGATACGATCTCGGTAGGCGGCCTCTTCGGCGACGTCCGCGAGGTGAAGGGCCGGAAGATCACCGCCGGGCCGCAGATGCTTCAGCTCTCGCTGGACGGCAAGCGCCTCTACTGGACCACCTCGCTGTACTCCTCGTGGGACGACCAATTCTTCCCCGAGGAGGGCGAGCGTGGGTCTGTCATGCTCAAAGCCGACGTGAACCCGCGCGAGGGAACGATGACCCTCGACGAGGAGTTCCTCGTCGACTTCGGAACGCTTCCCGAAGGCCCGGCCCGCGCCCACGAGATTCGGTGGCCCGACGGCGACTGCACCAGCGACGTCTGGATGTAG
- a CDS encoding helix-turn-helix transcriptional regulator, whose amino-acid sequence MGTTVLDEILETTRELDSTSVSAHELGERMATDELLDVVRHRELLEALVTEPLDRNDLEARLGVSRATSHRFTRWLEDHGLASRVDNRFALTGKGQAYGDAVVRLERDLRAATALAPLLESICEAHREFVVAPFADGAVTTATPEDPYAPFARFVQLLRESDTFRGFNTTHMVPPALAEPSDRPFDGRDVELIYLPEVVESLLETHPEQVHEAVEAGHLTLRTRESLPYGLAIFDDRVGVAGYDNQTGMMRVFVDSDSAIARGWAERVFETYRDRSDPIGERNES is encoded by the coding sequence ATGGGAACCACAGTCCTCGACGAAATCCTGGAGACGACTCGCGAGTTGGACTCCACTTCGGTATCGGCACACGAACTCGGCGAGCGAATGGCGACCGACGAACTGCTCGACGTCGTCCGTCACCGGGAGCTCTTGGAAGCACTGGTGACCGAGCCGCTCGATCGGAACGACCTCGAGGCGCGACTGGGCGTCTCCCGAGCGACGAGCCACCGGTTCACCCGATGGCTCGAGGATCACGGCCTCGCGAGCCGAGTCGACAATCGGTTCGCGCTGACGGGGAAGGGGCAGGCCTATGGCGACGCAGTCGTCCGCCTTGAGCGGGACCTGCGGGCCGCGACAGCGCTCGCTCCGTTGCTCGAATCGATCTGTGAGGCCCACCGTGAATTCGTCGTCGCGCCGTTCGCCGACGGGGCGGTGACGACTGCGACACCCGAAGATCCGTACGCACCGTTCGCCCGGTTCGTCCAGTTACTGCGCGAGAGCGACACGTTTCGCGGGTTCAACACGACTCACATGGTTCCGCCGGCGCTCGCGGAACCGTCGGACCGGCCGTTCGACGGACGCGACGTGGAACTCATCTACCTCCCAGAGGTCGTCGAGTCCCTTCTCGAGACCCACCCCGAACAGGTTCACGAGGCCGTGGAAGCGGGTCACTTGACCCTCCGGACGCGCGAGTCGCTCCCGTACGGGCTGGCCATCTTCGACGACCGCGTCGGTGTCGCCGGATACGACAATCAGACCGGGATGATGCGCGTGTTCGTCGACTCCGATTCCGCGATCGCCCGCGGCTGGGCCGAACGCGTTTTCGAGACGTATCGAGACCGCTCCGACCCGATCGGCGAACGAAACGAGTCGTGA